DNA sequence from the Grus americana isolate bGruAme1 chromosome Z, bGruAme1.mat, whole genome shotgun sequence genome:
aaaggagaggaacaaATAACATAACCTGCCACGTTTCTGCAAGAGGGTCTGCATTTCTCCCTGCTCTCAGTGCAGTGAGGACCGTACTGCAGGCAGAGGCAAATAAATACACCTTGGACACCTACCATGTGCAGGACCAGGCCTTTGGGCTGAATTTCTCCCTTAGCACCAAATGGCTTTGTtgcaggggaaggcaggaaaGATGGGCTGCAATGCTTGAGGCAAGCTTTCGGGTGAGATCTTAACAAACATCAAATGAACCTCACTGTGGACTTCCcacttttgaaaacataaagCACTGTGCTTGACAGGAGTTTGCTCATCTGTGTAACATGAGATGCGGGTGGCTGCTGGTGGTCCTGCAGGCTCCTGTTACGACTCTGTCAATGTTACGTTCATCATTGTCAATGAGGATGTGAAAgctaaaaggaagaagaaagtggCCTATGGCTTCAGAAACATCCTTTTTCTACAAATGTGAGTATGcgaaaataaaatagtaaagaGTATCCCCAAAAAGATTGAATtctgcaatctttttttttttaaataatacttgaCAACATatgaggaagggaagaaaaaggtaaaagccAAGAGCATAAATGCAGAAGGACATGGAGGGACCTGTTAGGAAGGGAAGTGCCACCAGTGAAAAGTTAGTTTGCTTTCCCTGTGCTCCTGGAAATGCCTAATATATACCCTTGCCAACTCAAGGAGTCCAGGCTTGGTGACCAGCGGTCAGCCCTGTCGTTTGGGAGGTATAGTCCCACTCAGGGAGGTATAGCCCACCATAAGGAAGTGCAGTCCATCCTTCTTGCTTGGCAGAGGAACAAGCTGTTTCTCCTCCCCCTAAAGCAGGGCTTTGAATGGAGCCACTGCTCAGGAGCCCATGGGCCAGCCCGAGTCAGTCTGGACGGGTGGTGGACACAGGGgacctcccaggcacacccctCAGATGGACGGGGTGGCCACAGCCCTCTCGTACATGCGCTCCAAGATCCGGTGGATGCTGGCAAAGCCTGGCCGGTCAGCAGGCAGCTTGCTCCAGCAGAGGCGCATCAGGTTGTAGAGCTCCAGAGGACAATTGTCCGGGCAGGAGAGGATGTTCCCATCCCTCACATAGTAGATGACCTCCTCATGAGCCATCCCGTAGTAGGGCTGCATGCCATAAGAGAAAATCTCCCACAGCACCACCCCATAGGCCCACACATCAGACTCTGTGGTGTAGCGGTTGTAGAAAATGGACTCAGGGGGCATCCAGCGGATGGGGATGGCATCATTCTCATTGGCTTTGTAATAGTCGGCTGAATACATGTTCCTCGAGAGACCAAAATCAGCGATTTTGACCACCATGTTCTCCCCCACCAGGCAGTTCCTGGTAGCCAAATCCCGGTGGACAAACTTGCGCTCAGAGAGGTACGCCATGCCGGCAGCCACCTGCTTGGCAATACAGAGCTGGCTAGTGCAGCACAGTGCCAGGGGGTTGGGGAGGCGGATTCGTGCGTCCAGGCTACTATGCACCAGACTGCAGAGGTTGCGGGGTGAGCGGTCACGCAGGTACTCGTTGAGATCCCCATAGGCCATGTACTCGAACAGCAGGCACATCGGTTTCCCAACAGCACATACACCTGGAAGAAGACAGATGCACCACACAGGTCATTTGGGTAGCAGAAAGGGttgtgcaaaaccaaaaaattccAAAAGTACTTACACAAAGGGGAGACTTTCAAGAATGCATGAAGGGACAGAGAGAAAGGTGAAGCATGCAAATACTATCAAGTTTGCTTGCATCCCTTTGTGTCTTTGAATCTCCCTCACTAGGGATCTAATGCTAAGCTCTGTGGGAGATGCTAACTTGTCATGCAGTTGCCCGATTTGTCTGGGCATCCCAGGAAAAAGATACACTTTTGGAGCTATGTTTAATTAAGAGCCCAATCCTGCTGAACTTGGCATTAACAGGAGTTTTGCCTCTTCCCAGGTGAAACTGGAAGGATGTACTTTCAGGAAATAACCTTTATAGTTCTGattatggtatttttaaaattcttgtttaTCGTAATTATTGTACTTATACTGTTATGTGTGTAGGGGCTACACATGTGCAGGAAGACTTCACCAGGGGCATGTTCAAAGGTTCACTGGAATACTTGAAATCCAAAGACACTCCTACTACAACTGCTGGGgtgttcttctttttttaaacagctcatGCAAAAAATGTTGGttgcagaaattacttttggCATGACAGAtactcaaaaaagaaaaaatagatattaGAAAGGAGAGATTTGCCACATCTGATAGATGCAGAACCTAGTCCCACGGAAGGGCACATGTTTGGCCCTGTACCAGCTTTACTGGGGACCAGCATCAGCAAAGGACCCCACTCCCACCAGTTTTACTGAGCATACAGCAATATggcaaaaaatatttgcatgtctATTATTAAATTGCCAACCAGCAAAAGccagcatttaaaatgcatgtgttttgctttcctaGGGCCATCACTTAGCAATTGGTGATCCAACTTATTGCAAAATCTGAAATTCTTACTGATGACCTAATACTTGaatctttggggaaaaacagaTAGCTGTTCCCAGTGTGATAAAATCAGGATCTGACAAGCATGAGGAGCGTATGTGACAGCTTTATCGTCCAAGCTGTCTTCAACAACATGGCTGTTTTCTCCACACCCCCACTACGTGAAACTAGTTTCTTCCTGTACctttgccttttcctcatcTAAAATGTGTTGACAATAAACATGGTGTTTATGTGAGTTTGGGgcatttcctgcttttctcttctgtagcCAAACTACTTGTATCACCCCAGCTTTCCCAAAACTGGGATTTATCTATTTCCAAATTTTGTGGAGCTTCCTATTGCAATAAATTAAGATCTCAGCTGCCTGTTCATCGGGATCAGATCTGCATACAAAAAATTAGAGCAGGATTGCCAGGTGAAGGTGGCTAGCAACATTTACTTCggtcaaaacctgaaaatttaccgaaataaaattttatttggcAGCTTTCTTCACAGAAGAATGCCCTATTAGCCAAGGTGTTGCATTAAGACTTTCTGAAAAACCTTATAAACTGGCTTTccgaagggaagggaagggaagggaagggacgggaccTTTTTTGTggctggcttttttttgtttatttctttcattttgttttttctaatgtTGGTGAGTGTTCAAACATCACAATAGTAAGTGGCACCCATAAAACTAACAAGACTTGTGCATGGTTTTTTTATGTACCcacaaaataaatcacagctcCAGGAAGATAGTTCCTTCCCTTCAAGACAATGTGCCAGTCTATTAAACTGGAAGCAGAGCTAGGCAGCCAGATGGTCAACAGTATACTCAATGCAGGACGAGGAGGGTTTATTACTATGCACCATCCCGTTAAAGCACCAGCATCAGACCTACATTTTGAGACATGTTCTGGTGGATAATTTAGCAGAGCATGCAGTGGCATACAGAAAAGCTCACCTCTTTCGCAAGAGGCATGTTCTCTTGCAAAAGAGACCAGCACTGCCATTTGCATTAAGTGCCAGTCATGCATGTGTGgtcacccctgcacccccaacaACCCCAAATTTGCAGAAGGCAGTACCCTGCACATAGGCACCTCATTCAGTTACCTAAAAGCTTGACAATATTTGGGTTGTCAAACTCTGCCATGAGTGCTGCCTCCCTCTGAAAGTCAGCCTGCATGTCTGCAGATGCTTCCTCCTTCAGCATTTTCACTGCCACCATTGTGAAAGGCTCGTacggcagcagccctggggccctgcagggagaggggagagaggaaaacatcAGTGATGGATGCACGCACACCAAATGTAGCCTCTGTTTCTGGTGTAAAAGAGTaggctgacagaaaaaaagaataggaaaaaaaaaaaaaaggcagaaggcCCCAGCACCAACTAAAGGAACATGAAAGATCCTTTTCACCTCTTGGGCACATCTGCATTGCATAGTACAAAGACATATGATTTAGTTCAGGGGGGACGAAATCCAGTATAGCTTTTTTTGATCACTGCTCTTTCTGCTTACAAACTCTTTACCATGACTGGCAAAGAGATAGATCAATAACAGATTGGTAAGCAATAACCTCTCCCTGGCTTGGAGGTCACATCAGAAGCTTCATGGAAGGCAGGACAAACTCTTGAGTGCAATCAATTCCCTTTTGGGGTGTAATGACTGAGCTTaccagagttaaaaataaacctgttttatatgaaaatgttgaaagagCCTCTTTTCAGTGACTCTTGTGCCATACCTGGCACAATGGTACATGTGGCTACTATTAGAGTGAAAGTAACAATTACAGTTAAGTATGTTCCCCTGGTTTTGTAAGGAAAATAGCCTTTTCCCACTgttctctgtgtatgtgtgtggcatgtgtgtgtgcctgtaATTCAACAAGTTATAAACACATTGGCTAATTGCAGCTGAATTTAACATGGTGGAGCTGAGCTCTGGGAAATAGTTATGCTCCTGCAAGTTTTGTGGAAACAGGTGACAGAAGACACAAAGCATACATGTGTCCTGTCTGAAAAACAAGGTAATACATGAATACACCTGTGTTAAGACACTGGTGAATCTTCAGCTAGAGCTGAGAGGCACAAGGAAACAGAGCTTCTTGACTTAGAGCAATCACAGActcaatttgttttcttatccacaggtcactgcaccctcaacaagtttAATTAGATGGACCTGACAAAGATTTAGGGGTAGCTGTTGCCAAGGAAGAGTAGCTTTCCACTCTTCAAACATGCATCAAACCTCAGACGTGCATTTTGTTGCCCACACCAATTCTTCCCAGGGGTCCTGCAGTTAAAATAAGTTCCTCACAAGTAGCCAGCCAGAGCCCATGGAGAGTGGTGCCCATTTATGTATCGTGTTACTATGCTGGCCCAACTGCCCTCCCGTTGCTCAAATGCCAGGTTATTTTGTTGCTCAGTAGCCCCAAGAGGAGGTTCcaatttccaaagcaaactTCCAATTTCCTTGTCATCTACTCCAGACATATGGTAGTTGCAACAGATGCACTTGGATGCTGTAAATGTCAAATATCAGAAGATGGCAGGGTGCCCACCAAGAAAGGAATCTCACAGGTGTCAAGATCACAGCTGAGACACTCGGGCAAGGAGATCCGGCATGCTagagcagaggagcagactCCACACTTGTCTGCTACAGCCTCCGtgcagaaaaatgtcttttttttcccctgtgctgccagcaAGTTTCCAATCTAGTAGGAGGGGAGAAGTACCAGCACCTACCAGCTGCTGTCTAATCTTAGCGCTCGAGAGAATCAGCAGCAACAGCCTGAAGAAACCATTAGagcatttaaaagtaaaagaaGGAGGGccttttctctttgaaacagCCTCATTGTAGATTACCACTCATCACTCGATAGCAGACCTAGTGCAGACTGTGCAGTGCCAATGCAGGGACAGGCACAGCTCCATCTTGTAGGCTTCAGAGAGAGAAACTCACCCCAGGCTAAAGCCTGAAGTACAGCCATCCATCTACTCTTCACTGAAATCCTGTAATGTAAACTAACCTAAATGTAACTTAAGTGAGATTAAGCTGCACAAAGCCTTATAACAGGCCTTCAGGCAACAGCATGTAATTTCACCCTTGGTAACTCATGTGCTACTTCAGCCCAGTTCTTGGCAGACCTGGGAAAATCACACTAATCTGTAAGAGAGACAGACGCTGTTTGCAGTCTTGGCAGAGAGGTGTTGAAGTTGACCCCTTTGATGCCCAAAAGACAGTTTTTGCACAAGGGATAGGGGCACATCTGCAGGGGAGCAatgagaagctgctgcttctgaaattaACCAGGAGAATTCAAACGGCAGGCCAGAACATGGAGTGTTTTCTAGAAAATAGGTAAATTTCTTCTAGAACTGGGAAGCATCAACAGAAATTACCTTGGGTTTCCTCTCATGATTTTCTAAATGCTTAGAAGAAATGTCCCCTGTTTGAGCACAGGCAGGCGTCCTTGCTTTCTTCACATTTGTGCAACACTGGCAGCATTTGGTTTTCAGGTACCTGCCAATCAAAGACCCAACCTGTGGTGCAGTTCAGAATCTCACCCAGAGCCTATCTACAGAGAGTGCCTGACTTTATGTTTCCAGTCAGGTTTTCTTTCCAGGGCAGTAACTGTGAAAAAACTGAGGAGCAGCTTGAACTTGTATTTGAGATTGTGTCCTGTCCCCCAACTTCCTCAGCATCACAGCCATGTAGCTTCTGTTAAATCATTAAATGATGCAAGCAACATCTACTGAGGCTGGTGGAGACCTACCTTTACCCTGCCCTTTGGAGAAATTTGTATGTGGGCAGGAGAGTGCTCTGAATTGGCATGGGCTCGTTCtatagtggttttttttttaattaacatccACACTAACATTTTCAGCTATATTTGAGACAGCAGGTCAAAGAAACACCCTTTGCACTTGGAAAGAACATGAGGAGACTTCTGTCAGAGAAACTCCAAACTTAGGGACAGCCTTGTCTCTTGCAGAGATGACAACCTGTGCCTTTGCAGTGGGAGTCTAATGGCCTGCTAGCAAAGATCCCACATCCAGGCTTTTAGGCAATCCTGGGCTTCAGGCTTAGCCTGGACCATGCAGCTCCAGCTCTGGGAGAAAACTTGCATGCTGGTCTGCATGGAACCGCACAGGGCTGGTGTGCCGGTGGCATGTGGGGCCAGCATGGTCCTCCCAGGGACAGAGGATCCTGAGTTGGCCATCACGACCCAGTCAGGACAGACCTGAGCCAGGTCCTGAATCTTGTTTTAAGGACATCTGTTAGGGTAACTGGTTACTTCCTCATCCTTTCCAGTGTGAAGCTGCCCCCAGTGAAGATGGCAGCCTTTCAGGAGAAGCTGGTAAGTGATAGCCAGACACTTCCTGTCCTAACATGTTGCTTGACCCAGGACTGAGTAAACACTGAATCAGGACTCACAGCAAGCCAACTGGCAAAGGCATTGCTGGCACTGTGTGCAGAGCTGTGTTTACAGGAGAAGGAGAAACATGAGACCAGTAGAAGTAAGAGGGTTGCTAAACTTAGCTTGAGATGTCCATTTAACACACATAGACAAGTACATTTTATCCATCTGAGATGGGAAGGCAACAATTTGAGTTGTGATAGCTTCAGTAACCTGGAGGGATGCACAGCTGGTGCTACTGGATCAGAAGTCTGTGCTGATCTGCCAGCGGTGCGCAGAAATGCCAGTGGCTTAAATGTTCCCTGGAAATACAAGGCCTTGGAGGGACTTTTGATAGAGATATTAACAAACACAAGGAAGCCCCTCAGAAGCAGTATTTCTGTGGCTCCTTCACTGAGCCACAGAGAGCAGGCATTTCTCAGGGTACGGTACTCTCCAATTTGCAAACACTGGCTAAGAAGATGtgttggttgtggtttttttccatctctttttctcccagtttccaCTGACAATAgcaaaaagttttaattaaaagaaatggcaCCACCGGGGTGGATGAAATCCACTTAAAAGGTCTCTTACACCACTTCAGCACTTGCTTAACCCAGTGCTTTAGTGACATTTGAATGCCCTTTGAAAGGTCATGCTTGATGTGGGTAGGAGTCAGTTCCAGCTCAGAAAGGTCTGTGCAGCACTTAAACTATATGCAAGCTCCCAGCACAGGGCCAAAGCAGCACTTGGCAAGAAGACCACCTGCCCTGCTTGCACACCTGCAGCATGGTGAACACCCCCACCACACAAGTGGGAAGGCAACGCTCCGCAGGGCATCCCAagggctgtgctgaggctgGGATGAGGGCTGCCCTGTACCCCTGCACTGGCTGGCGTGCAGTGCCCCAAGCACAGCTGTGGCAcagttcctgcagctctgtTCTCATTTCAAGCTCAGATGTGTTTGGCTTTGCCATCCAGGCTAACAATCAATCACAGGCTAAGCATCTGTGATTTTCCCACTGTGCGCCCTTTgaactttgttatttttagctCTCTCTGTACTAAAGTATGCCTTCGTTTCTTCCCTTAGAAAAAATGCATtccctcattaaaaaaaaaatccatcacaactattgaaaatgtttcctcACTCTAACACATTTAACGTGTATGTAACTCATTTTCTAGCAGGTACATCCACAGCATAACTGTAAAGATTAGAAGTATTTGCAACTATGCTTTTTGCAAGGAGAGTCCTCTGtctttgaagtcaatgggagcaGTTCCACCAGGCAGGTCTTGGCCCATGGTGGGACTCTGATATTcccctggggtttttttgaggtcATCATATGCTGCTCCAGATACAGCTAGAAAATCAGCCCCATCCCAGACTTGTTAACTGTaaaggacaaagaaaaccaTCCTGAATAAACATGGAACTTGACAGTCTGTCCACTTCCTTTCAGAAATTTGGGAATGGGATTTTCCAAGGAGACCAGTACTGGCCAAAGACTGTCCTACAGAAATTACAAACTCTGTCAAGGCTTACAAGACACCCTCCATCCACCTCAGTCTAGGTAGGACTGGGTTCATCTCTGGGTTTTTCAATGAAATAGTTTTCACATTTGAAGAAGTGCATGATCTCACCTCCCATGAGATTTAACAGAACTGGGATCTCATCTAATAccttaaatttaaaacagacaACAATGTCTGCAAATTCCAAGAATAAAAAATGAGTAACTGAAGgggacacaaaaaaaatactattgGCCTAAGTGGATTGGATTTTTAggggatttttggtttggtttggttttgccaCTGAATCAAATGGAAACTGGGTCAGGACCTAGCTGTAGCATGACACATTGCCCTGTTTGGTAATTGCTGGGCCGTGTTGGCTTTATAATGGAGGATGCCACACACTGACAATTTGCAAATACTGGGAAATGCAAGAATTTCACAATAGGTCACATGTCATAGGCAATACTCTTGGCAAAAACAGCAATGATAAATTTAGCTAAGCTTTTACAGCAGACTTTGTTATGTGAGTAGGACATTACATCTACGAGAAAGAACAACAGAAGAGTCATTTGTGATGAAAGTTTAACAAATATCAACAGAAAGCAGTGGACAACAGAAAAGATTATTCAAGCCTGAGTGTACCATTTGGTAAACATGCATTTGATTTTGGTTTgagtgaatgaatgaatgaatgaatgattgattgattgattgattgattgatttcCAGTGCCCAGATAAGAGATTGCCCAACTGCCAGTTTTTCCCAGGTATCTCCACATAGAGGTCTTGCACACAGTCTGCTTACCTTGCTTGGAAGACTCTCCCAAATGCTCCTTCCCCAATATCTCTCACATATTCAATATTGTTCCTGGGATACTCCAAGCTGAGCAATTTTGGATTGAGGAGAAGGGGCATCCGCTGGTACATGGGGTTGGGGTGCAGCCGGTCCAGGAGAAGTTCAGAGGGCAGAGTGGTGAGTGTTGGTGTCTCTGACTCTCTGAAACAACAGAGCAGGTTTTGGTCAGTTTCTGCACAGCCCCCAACCAGGAGATAACTATATGCATCTCCATCAGGGCTGGTTTCTTCCAGGATGTAAAAGGGAGGTGCAGCAAGGCTATTGAAAGAGCCTTGCAGCAAGGTGTCATGCCGTGTCCCCAAAACAGCCACCAGGCCATCTTCTGCCCTGGCACAGGGACTCTCCAGAGCTTGCACTGGGCTGCCACAGGCAAAGGGAGGGTGCTTCTCCCCTACCAGGCATTCACGGGACTACGGTCTCAGAAACAGGCAAGCCCTCTttcaaaacagcatttgttGCCTTCAATTAAGTctcaagttttacctttttttgtttttccactgctttcgCCGACGGCAGCAAACGAGGGTGACAATGCCAAGGATCACGACCAGGGCAAAGCTGGAGATGATCGAAATTATAACAGTCATGGAGTATGTaggggaaaagggaggaggaggggggagattTGAAGTGTCTCCATTTGGTTTTCTTGTTCCTAGTGATAACAATGCTGTAACgcaaacaaaatcaaaaggtTATGTCTCTGCTAGTTTATAGGGCTTTTTCTGAGAGGTATTTATAGAGTCAGCCTGATGTCTGGGGAATTACTGACATCACAGATACAACCCTATGACTGCATGAGAAGACCATAGTAGGAAAGCCTGGTTTGCAGGAAGCAAAACCCATTTCTGCTTGCCAAATGTGAAAACCCAGGATCTGGTAAAGACCAAGACATAGTTCCTATTGAGCTGGGAACACAATTTTGGGAAGGAATGTTTGCAGGAGCTACAGATGGAAGATCACATCTGATAGTCTC
Encoded proteins:
- the MUSK gene encoding muscle, skeletal receptor tyrosine-protein kinase isoform X4 encodes the protein MPSGSNMNDLLKVPLVHVLTLAVLSLAETLPKAPLISTPLETVDALVEDVAKFVCVVESYPEPEITWTRNSIPIRLFDTRYSIQRNGQLLTILSVEDSDDGVYCCTADNGVGAAAQSCGALQVKMRPKITRPPINVEIIEGLKAVLPCTTMGNPKPSVSWIKGETVVKENARIAVLDSGNLRIHNVQREDAGQYRCVAKNSLGTAYSKPATVVVEVFARILKAPESQNITFGSVVTLRCAATGLPVPTVTWLENGKAVSAGSIVESVKDRVVDSRLQVYVTRPGLFTCLATNKHSKTFGAAKAAATISVSEWRENCLAVKDLYCFKEWLSMEENAQKGIYKPGLMLLTLPECNRLPSLHQDPSACTHIPFFALLSLGTRKPNGDTSNLPPPPPFSPTYSMTVIISIISSFALVVILGIVTLVCCRRRKQWKNKKRESETPTLTTLPSELLLDRLHPNPMYQRMPLLLNPKLLSLEYPRNNIEYVRDIGEGAFGRVFQARAPGLLPYEPFTMVAVKMLKEEASADMQADFQREAALMAEFDNPNIVKLLGVCAVGKPMCLLFEYMAYGDLNEYLRDRSPRNLCSLVHSSLDARIRLPNPLALCCTSQLCIAKQVAAGMAYLSERKFVHRDLATRNCLVGENMVVKIADFGLSRNMYSADYYKANENDAIPIRWMPPESIFYNRYTTESDVWAYGVVLWEIFSYGMQPYYGMAHEEVIYYVRDGNILSCPDNCPLELYNLMRLCWSKLPADRPGFASIHRILERMYERAVATPSI
- the MUSK gene encoding muscle, skeletal receptor tyrosine-protein kinase isoform X3 — its product is MNDLLKVPLVHVLTLAVLSLAETLPKAPLISTPLETVDALVEDVAKFVCVVESYPEPEITWTRNSIPIRLFDTRYSIQRNGQLLTILSVEDSDDGVYCCTADNGVGAAAQSCGALQVKMRPKITRPPINVEIIEGLKAVLPCTTMGNPKPSVSWIKGETVVKENARIAVLDSGNLRIHNVQREDAGQYRCVAKNSLGTAYSKPATVVVEVQLAPLSSPTVFARILKAPESQNITFGSVVTLRCAATGLPVPTVTWLENGKAVSAGSIVESVKDRVVDSRLQVYVTRPGLFTCLATNKHSKTFGAAKAAATISVSEWRENCLAVKDLYCFKEWLSMEENAQKGIYKPGLMLLTLPECNRLPSLHQDPSACTHIPFFALLSLGTRKPNGDTSNLPPPPPFSPTYSMTVIISIISSFALVVILGIVTLVCCRRRKQWKNKKRESETPTLTTLPSELLLDRLHPNPMYQRMPLLLNPKLLSLEYPRNNIEYVRDIGEGAFGRVFQARAPGLLPYEPFTMVAVKMLKEEASADMQADFQREAALMAEFDNPNIVKLLGVCAVGKPMCLLFEYMAYGDLNEYLRDRSPRNLCSLVHSSLDARIRLPNPLALCCTSQLCIAKQVAAGMAYLSERKFVHRDLATRNCLVGENMVVKIADFGLSRNMYSADYYKANENDAIPIRWMPPESIFYNRYTTESDVWAYGVVLWEIFSYGMQPYYGMAHEEVIYYVRDGNILSCPDNCPLELYNLMRLCWSKLPADRPGFASIHRILERMYERAVATPSI